Proteins encoded in a region of the Bradyrhizobium sp. CB3481 genome:
- a CDS encoding TIM barrel protein, translated as MPSFSLAALTVLELAPPAMIDVAAACGYQQVGLRLLPAMPGGVAHPLMEDEVGLRETLARLDATGITVADLEVVALRPETEIAAFSAFFETGARLGARHILVADYDPDLSRFRDRYASFCEAAAPYGLTADLEFMPWTYAPDLASAARVVAQVGQPNAGVLVDALHFDRSRSSIDELANVPTHRLHYWQMCDAPAEQPATTDAMIHAARHERMFPGEGGIDLVALARAMPADITISLEIPTIELAKTMDAKARAQRALDAARNVIARSLDGA; from the coding sequence ATGCCCTCATTTTCCCTCGCTGCGCTGACCGTTCTCGAACTTGCGCCTCCGGCGATGATCGATGTCGCCGCGGCCTGCGGCTATCAGCAGGTCGGGCTGCGCTTGCTGCCGGCCATGCCGGGCGGCGTCGCCCATCCGCTGATGGAAGACGAAGTCGGCCTGAGGGAGACGCTCGCCCGGCTCGACGCGACCGGCATCACAGTCGCCGACCTCGAAGTCGTCGCGCTGCGGCCGGAAACCGAGATCGCTGCATTCTCTGCCTTTTTCGAGACCGGCGCCCGGCTCGGCGCCAGGCATATTCTGGTCGCCGACTACGATCCCGACCTCAGCCGATTCAGGGATCGCTATGCATCGTTCTGCGAGGCCGCGGCGCCCTATGGGCTCACAGCCGATCTCGAATTCATGCCATGGACCTACGCGCCCGATCTTGCGAGCGCGGCCCGCGTTGTCGCGCAGGTCGGCCAGCCAAATGCCGGCGTGCTGGTCGATGCCTTGCATTTCGACCGATCGAGGAGTTCGATCGACGAACTCGCGAACGTTCCCACACACCGCCTGCATTATTGGCAGATGTGCGACGCCCCCGCCGAGCAGCCCGCCACAACGGACGCCATGATCCATGCCGCCCGCCACGAGCGGATGTTTCCGGGTGAGGGTGGCATCGATCTCGTCGCGCTGGCGCGCGCCATGCCGGCGGATATCACGATCAGTCTCGAAATCCCGACCATCGAGCTTGCGAAGACGATGGATGCGAAAGCGCGGGCGCAGCGCGCGCTCGATGCCGCGCGGAATGTGATTGCGAGGTCGCTCGATGGCGCCTGA
- a CDS encoding ABC transporter ATP-binding protein — protein MTAVLEVSNIKKSFGGIKAVDGVSFDVQEGEILGLIGPNGCGKSTLFNCILGQLTPTDGEVKVDGKPVTGLRPSELNRLGVSRTFQLLQVFPKLSVRENLILAGQEHQGNMVSRLFGPSDAGLSAAADQMIGFFKLDHLATEAAGGLSYGQQKLLDAAMAFMGGPRLVLLDEPAGGVNLTMLGDLKERLAAINREKRATFVVIEHNMEFVMSLCTRVMVMAEGKLLAMGTPAEVRANPAVIEAYLGH, from the coding sequence ATGACCGCGGTTCTCGAAGTCAGCAACATCAAGAAGAGCTTTGGCGGCATCAAGGCTGTCGACGGCGTCAGCTTCGACGTGCAGGAGGGCGAGATCCTCGGCCTGATCGGTCCGAACGGCTGCGGCAAGTCCACGCTGTTCAACTGCATCCTCGGCCAGCTCACGCCGACCGACGGCGAGGTAAAAGTCGATGGCAAACCCGTCACCGGCTTGCGGCCATCGGAGCTCAATCGGCTCGGCGTCAGCCGCACCTTCCAGCTCCTGCAGGTGTTTCCGAAACTGTCGGTGCGGGAGAACCTGATCCTCGCCGGGCAGGAGCACCAGGGCAACATGGTGTCGCGCCTGTTCGGCCCCTCCGATGCTGGCCTGTCAGCGGCGGCCGACCAGATGATCGGCTTCTTCAAGCTCGATCATCTCGCCACCGAAGCCGCGGGCGGACTCTCTTACGGTCAGCAAAAACTGCTCGACGCCGCCATGGCGTTCATGGGCGGGCCGCGGCTGGTGTTGCTCGATGAGCCCGCCGGCGGCGTCAACCTCACCATGCTCGGCGACCTCAAGGAGCGGCTGGCGGCGATCAACCGCGAGAAGCGCGCCACCTTCGTGGTGATCGAGCACAACATGGAATTCGTGATGTCGCTGTGCACCCGCGTGATGGTGATGGCGGAAGGCAAGCTGCTCGCGATGGGCACGCCCGCCGAAGTCCGCGCCAATCCCGCCGTCATCGAAGCCTATCTCGGCCACTAA
- a CDS encoding LysR family transcriptional regulator — MMTLRQVEVIRAVMVTGTIGGAARLLNVSAPGISRLVKYTEKSLGVRFFQRQNGRYFPTAEARNIFEQINGVYEKMDDLSEIISKIGRGDLSELRIGSVPSISQVMVPRAIERVRRRYPELRIDINILKIEEAVDYLLLGRGDCVAMSYRLEHPGLDFLPLASGELFCIVPAGHELAGCKQVSAAEIIRYPLIGIDPNDPYGRIMAEIFARNKLDYDITIRARFGTTVCALVKAGLGIAVIDQFTVAHGGYPGVELLKIVEPTRFDTYIAVKRGAPLSLHIEHFIECLRSEMRAVGPGRTAPRKPDSKPDSKSDSKSRKK, encoded by the coding sequence ATGATGACGCTGCGCCAGGTCGAGGTGATCCGCGCCGTGATGGTGACAGGCACGATCGGCGGGGCGGCGCGGCTTCTCAACGTGTCGGCGCCCGGCATCAGCCGTCTGGTGAAATATACCGAAAAGTCGCTCGGTGTCCGCTTCTTCCAGCGTCAGAACGGCCGCTATTTCCCGACGGCCGAAGCCCGCAACATCTTCGAGCAGATCAACGGCGTCTACGAGAAGATGGATGATCTCTCCGAGATCATCTCCAAGATCGGCCGCGGCGATCTGTCCGAGCTGCGCATCGGCTCGGTGCCGAGCATCTCGCAGGTGATGGTGCCGCGCGCGATCGAGCGGGTGCGGCGGCGCTATCCCGAGCTGCGGATCGACATCAACATCCTCAAGATCGAGGAGGCCGTCGATTATCTCCTGCTCGGCCGTGGCGATTGCGTCGCGATGAGCTATCGGCTCGAGCATCCCGGGCTCGACTTTTTGCCTCTGGCGTCGGGCGAATTGTTCTGCATCGTGCCGGCCGGGCACGAGCTTGCCGGATGCAAACAGGTCTCGGCCGCCGAAATCATCCGCTATCCCCTGATCGGGATCGATCCCAACGATCCCTATGGGCGGATCATGGCGGAGATTTTTGCGCGCAACAAACTCGATTACGACATCACTATCCGCGCGCGCTTCGGCACCACCGTGTGCGCGCTGGTCAAGGCCGGCCTCGGCATTGCCGTGATCGACCAGTTCACCGTCGCCCATGGCGGCTACCCCGGCGTCGAACTGCTCAAGATCGTCGAGCCGACGCGGTTCGACACCTACATTGCAGTGAAACGGGGTGCGCCGCTGTCGCTTCACATCGAGCATTTCATCGAATGCCTGCGCTCGGAAATGCGCGCGGTGGGGCCGGGCAGGACGGCGCCGCGCAAGCCCGATTCAAAGCCGGATTCCAAGTCGGATTCGAAGTCCCGCAAGAAATAA
- a CDS encoding dioxygenase: MIIGRQQDVTVAATAVMERTSDPRLREIMVSLVKHLHGFVRDVRLTEAEFREATAILAEMGRQSTDTHNEVVLMAGSLGVSALVCLLNNGDQGNTETAQSLLGPFWRLNSPRTENGGSIVRSETPGAALFVTGRVVDPAGNPVAGAEVDVWHASPVGLYENQDPEQADMNLRGKFTTDADGRFAFRSVMMVGYPIPTDGVVGKLLQAQGRHPYRPAHLHALIVKPGFKVLISQVYDPADPHIDSDVQFGVTRALVGNFVRHDEPHPTVGDISQPWYSLDHVYRMEAGEAVLPRPPIK; the protein is encoded by the coding sequence ATGATCATTGGTCGTCAGCAGGATGTTACAGTTGCAGCGACGGCCGTGATGGAGCGAACGTCCGATCCGCGGCTCCGCGAGATCATGGTGTCGCTGGTCAAGCACCTGCACGGTTTCGTCCGCGACGTCAGGCTGACCGAAGCGGAGTTTCGCGAGGCCACCGCCATTCTCGCCGAGATGGGCCGGCAATCGACTGACACGCACAATGAAGTCGTGCTGATGGCGGGCTCGCTCGGCGTGTCCGCGCTGGTCTGCCTTCTGAACAACGGGGATCAGGGCAACACCGAAACCGCGCAATCCTTGCTCGGGCCGTTCTGGCGACTGAACTCTCCGCGCACCGAAAACGGCGGCTCGATCGTCCGGTCCGAAACGCCGGGAGCAGCGCTCTTTGTCACCGGGCGTGTCGTGGACCCCGCCGGCAATCCGGTTGCCGGGGCGGAGGTCGATGTCTGGCACGCTTCGCCGGTCGGCCTTTACGAGAACCAGGATCCCGAACAGGCCGACATGAACCTGCGCGGCAAGTTCACGACCGATGCCGATGGCCGCTTCGCCTTCCGCTCGGTGATGATGGTCGGCTATCCGATCCCGACCGACGGCGTGGTCGGCAAGCTGCTGCAGGCGCAGGGCCGGCATCCGTACCGGCCCGCCCATCTGCATGCGTTGATCGTCAAGCCGGGATTCAAGGTCCTGATTTCGCAGGTCTACGATCCCGCCGATCCGCATATCGACAGCGACGTGCAGTTTGGCGTGACCAGGGCGCTGGTCGGCAATTTCGTGCGTCATGACGAGCCGCATCCGACCGTCGGAGACATCAGCCAGCCCTGGTATTCGCTCGACCATGTCTACCGGATGGAAGCCGGCGAGGCCGTATTGCCACGGCCGCCGATCAAGTAA
- a CDS encoding branched-chain amino acid ABC transporter permease, with the protein MTSATKYWRIALGIAVIAALIIVPMNFNRYGLYILSQWAVMTIAAMGLNLTLGYAGQVSLAQGAFVGIGAYAAAIMTTQGMPLIAALGVAVVLCFAIGWILGYPALRVQHHYLAFVTLAFSTLAFLVFRNEDWLTKGIYGISNIPRPNVLGFATNRPLPFYYFCLGSLAIVSLAMWWLIRSPWGRAFVALRENPVRALSLGIDTRRYTLMAFAIGSALGGVAGTLYAPLTQYIDPVPFNLSLSLDLLMMVIVGGSGFFFGPFLGAAIAVLLPEWLRFTQGYYLMLYAVAVMLLLIYSPTGILGILDRYLAERRTKAASALRAVAKSRLETAP; encoded by the coding sequence ATGACCAGCGCAACAAAATATTGGCGCATCGCGCTCGGCATCGCCGTCATCGCGGCGCTGATCATCGTGCCGATGAACTTCAACCGCTATGGCCTCTATATCCTGAGCCAGTGGGCGGTGATGACGATCGCCGCGATGGGGCTCAATTTGACGCTCGGCTATGCCGGCCAGGTCTCGCTGGCGCAGGGCGCCTTCGTCGGCATCGGTGCCTATGCCGCAGCAATCATGACCACGCAGGGCATGCCGCTGATTGCAGCGCTTGGTGTTGCGGTCGTGCTGTGCTTTGCGATCGGCTGGATCCTCGGTTATCCGGCGCTGCGCGTGCAGCATCACTATCTCGCCTTCGTGACGCTGGCGTTCTCGACGCTGGCCTTCCTGGTGTTCCGCAACGAGGACTGGCTCACCAAGGGCATCTACGGCATCTCAAACATTCCGCGGCCCAATGTGCTGGGCTTCGCCACCAACCGGCCGTTGCCGTTCTACTATTTCTGCCTCGGCTCGCTCGCTATCGTCTCGCTGGCGATGTGGTGGCTGATCCGCTCGCCCTGGGGCCGCGCCTTCGTGGCGCTGCGTGAGAACCCGGTGCGGGCGCTGTCGCTCGGCATCGACACAAGGCGCTATACATTGATGGCGTTTGCGATCGGCTCGGCGCTTGGCGGCGTCGCCGGCACGCTCTATGCCCCACTGACGCAGTATATCGATCCCGTCCCCTTCAACCTCTCGCTCTCGCTCGATCTCCTGATGATGGTGATCGTCGGCGGCTCCGGATTCTTTTTCGGGCCGTTCCTCGGGGCTGCCATCGCGGTGCTGCTGCCGGAGTGGCTGCGCTTCACGCAGGGCTATTACCTGATGCTCTACGCGGTCGCCGTGATGCTGCTCCTGATCTATTCGCCGACCGGCATTTTGGGAATCCTCGACCGCTATCTGGCCGAGCGCCGCACCAAGGCAGCGTCCGCGTTGCGGGCCGTCGCAAAATCCCGCCTGGAGACGGCGCCATGA
- the pcaG gene encoding protocatechuate 3,4-dioxygenase subunit alpha: MSQAKPDGVTPSQTVGPYFAYGLTPGGRYEWNDAFTNNLVTADTSGERIRVEGTVFDGDGVPVVDSMLEIWQADAQGRFSDPQDKRAPPNSTFKGFGRIGTDAKGAYAFDTIKPGQVADPDGKPQAPHIVLAVFARGMLLHLYSRIYFDGEAANATDPVLALVPADRRTTLIATRQPGNGAYRFDIHLQGDKETVFFDV, encoded by the coding sequence GTGTCGCAGGCCAAGCCGGACGGAGTCACCCCGTCGCAAACCGTCGGTCCCTATTTCGCCTACGGCCTGACGCCGGGCGGCAGATACGAGTGGAACGACGCATTCACCAATAATCTCGTCACGGCGGATACGTCGGGCGAACGCATCCGCGTCGAAGGAACGGTGTTCGACGGCGACGGCGTACCCGTTGTCGATAGCATGCTGGAGATCTGGCAGGCGGACGCGCAGGGACGGTTCTCCGATCCGCAGGACAAGCGGGCGCCGCCGAATTCCACCTTCAAGGGATTCGGCCGCATCGGCACTGATGCGAAGGGCGCTTACGCCTTCGACACCATCAAGCCGGGGCAGGTCGCGGATCCCGACGGCAAGCCGCAGGCGCCGCATATCGTGCTCGCGGTCTTTGCGCGCGGCATGCTGCTGCACCTCTATTCCCGGATCTATTTCGACGGCGAGGCCGCCAACGCCACCGATCCCGTACTGGCGCTGGTGCCGGCCGACCGCCGCACCACGCTGATCGCGACACGGCAGCCCGGGAACGGCGCCTATCGCTTCGATATCCATCTGCAGGGCGACAAAGAGACCGTGTTCTTCGACGTGTAG
- a CDS encoding branched-chain amino acid ABC transporter permease, whose product MSNLLDLLVAGLATGTIYALVAVGFTLLWQTSQTINFAQGEFVMLPAFLMLAAMHAGAPFWLAIILGILLSMLLLGLGFKLLLVDPMLRHGVLPLAIATMALAIGMKEAVKQFFSAEASPFPSIVPAGDLSLLGRVISLQSLGVLALAIAVVIGLTLLLNRTSIGHQMQATAQNPTVARIIGVPVERMILLTFLINAFLVALASLLITPIYLAKFSSGEVLGQAAFIAAIVGGFNQVRGAIAGGLLIGVVDNLAAAYVSTQYRAAVPLALLIVIILFRPQGLLGRPEERTV is encoded by the coding sequence ATGTCCAATCTGCTCGATCTGCTCGTGGCAGGCCTTGCGACCGGGACGATCTACGCGCTCGTCGCGGTTGGCTTCACGCTATTGTGGCAGACGTCGCAAACCATCAATTTCGCGCAGGGCGAATTCGTCATGCTGCCGGCGTTCCTGATGCTGGCGGCGATGCATGCGGGCGCACCGTTCTGGCTCGCGATCATCCTCGGCATCCTGCTGTCGATGCTGCTGCTGGGGCTCGGCTTCAAGCTGCTGCTGGTTGATCCGATGTTGCGGCACGGTGTGCTGCCGCTGGCGATCGCGACCATGGCGCTGGCGATCGGCATGAAGGAAGCGGTGAAGCAGTTCTTCAGCGCCGAGGCCTCGCCGTTCCCCTCCATCGTGCCAGCCGGTGACCTCTCGCTGCTCGGCCGGGTGATCTCGCTGCAGAGCCTCGGCGTGCTCGCGCTCGCAATCGCGGTCGTGATCGGCCTGACGCTGCTGTTGAACCGCACTTCGATCGGCCACCAGATGCAGGCGACGGCGCAAAACCCGACCGTCGCCCGCATCATCGGCGTGCCGGTCGAGCGCATGATCCTGCTGACCTTCCTGATCAACGCATTCCTGGTGGCGCTGGCCTCGCTGCTGATCACGCCGATCTATCTCGCAAAGTTCTCCTCCGGCGAGGTGCTGGGACAGGCGGCGTTCATTGCGGCGATCGTCGGCGGCTTCAACCAGGTGCGCGGCGCGATCGCCGGTGGGCTCCTGATCGGAGTCGTCGACAATCTGGCTGCGGCCTATGTCTCGACGCAGTATCGCGCCGCGGTGCCGCTGGCGCTGTTGATCGTCATCATCCTGTTCCGTCCGCAGGGCCTGCTCGGCCGGCCCGAGGAGCGCACGGTATGA
- a CDS encoding ABC transporter substrate-binding protein, producing the protein MRSRIFAGLLLATVSAGAAFAQGGPIKLADVAELSGGGATVGNNWKNGIDLAIEEVNAKGGLLGRKLEVTHADSQSNPGVARAQVQKALDNEPYVLLGPGYSGSVKVTAPLAAEAGIAQIMGGEAAELTQAGNKFLFRTSFGQQSSMPKVAKYINDELKAKSVAVVWVNNDFGKGGRDVITKEFAKYNIKVAADISTEAGQADFAADVSKIKAASPDAVFVYLNEEESARILKELKRQAVTVPLMGETTLVGQKVVELAGDAANGARGHVGLTTDAPVDLVKAFREKFVKKYNYVPDHNGLKGYLAIYMIKATTEKMGKVDSKAFADNLHGLTIKAASEPGILMDVTFDEKGDIDRQGFLVEIVEGKQVVKQVLPKLN; encoded by the coding sequence ATGAGATCTCGAATTTTCGCTGGACTACTGCTTGCCACCGTTTCCGCGGGAGCGGCGTTCGCGCAAGGCGGCCCGATCAAGCTTGCCGATGTCGCCGAACTGTCCGGCGGCGGTGCGACCGTCGGCAACAACTGGAAGAACGGCATCGACCTTGCGATTGAGGAGGTCAACGCCAAAGGCGGATTGCTTGGCCGCAAGCTGGAGGTCACCCATGCGGATTCGCAGTCGAACCCCGGCGTAGCCCGCGCGCAGGTGCAGAAGGCGCTCGACAATGAGCCCTATGTGCTGCTTGGGCCCGGCTATTCCGGATCGGTGAAGGTCACCGCGCCGCTCGCCGCCGAAGCCGGCATCGCGCAGATCATGGGCGGCGAAGCGGCCGAACTGACTCAAGCCGGCAACAAATTCCTGTTCCGCACCTCGTTCGGCCAGCAATCCTCGATGCCGAAGGTCGCGAAATACATCAACGACGAATTGAAGGCGAAGTCGGTCGCGGTCGTCTGGGTCAACAACGATTTCGGCAAGGGTGGCCGCGACGTCATCACCAAGGAATTCGCCAAGTACAACATCAAGGTCGCGGCCGATATTTCGACGGAAGCCGGCCAGGCCGACTTCGCCGCCGACGTCTCCAAGATCAAGGCCGCATCGCCCGATGCCGTCTTCGTCTATCTCAACGAGGAAGAAAGCGCGCGCATCCTGAAGGAGCTGAAGCGCCAGGCGGTCACGGTGCCGCTGATGGGCGAGACGACACTGGTCGGCCAGAAGGTCGTCGAGCTTGCCGGCGACGCTGCTAACGGTGCGCGCGGCCATGTCGGCCTGACCACCGATGCGCCGGTCGATCTGGTCAAGGCCTTCAGGGAAAAGTTCGTCAAGAAGTACAATTACGTTCCCGATCATAACGGGCTGAAGGGCTATCTCGCGATCTACATGATCAAGGCCACCACCGAGAAGATGGGCAAGGTCGATTCCAAAGCGTTCGCCGACAATCTGCATGGCCTGACCATCAAGGCCGCGAGCGAGCCCGGCATCCTGATGGATGTGACCTTCGACGAGAAGGGCGACATCGACCGCCAGGGCTTTCTGGTCGAGATCGTCGAGGGCAAGCAGGTCGTCAAGCAGGTGCTGCCGAAGCTGAACTGA
- a CDS encoding shikimate dehydrogenase: MSPAARPPAPADRRFLTGLIGAPIANSASPAMHEGAAEALGAHCHYQLIEVAGASRDELRLLLDGVRRLGFAGVNVTFPYKEAVISLLDELSPGARAIGAVNTVVVRDGRLIGHNTDTTGFARAIGELVRDPAQNRVAVIGAGGVGKAIGFALAATGVREIRIFDTDRAKAEQLAVQLARQGEAMAVGSVEEAVRDATGVVNGSPVGMLPNRGTPVPEALLHRDLWVADAVYTPLWTPLLNAAKAKGAEVMTGRELAIYQAADAFELFTGLKPSAVEMGNAFDAVMAKRYAKVNAA, from the coding sequence ATGAGTCCTGCCGCCCGACCTCCCGCTCCGGCCGACCGCCGCTTTCTCACCGGCCTGATCGGCGCGCCGATCGCGAATTCCGCGTCACCGGCGATGCACGAAGGCGCCGCCGAGGCGCTCGGGGCGCACTGCCACTATCAGCTCATCGAGGTCGCCGGCGCGAGCCGCGACGAATTGCGCCTGCTGCTCGACGGCGTGCGCCGCCTCGGCTTTGCCGGCGTCAACGTCACCTTCCCGTATAAGGAAGCGGTGATTTCCCTGCTCGATGAATTGTCGCCGGGGGCGCGGGCGATCGGGGCCGTCAACACCGTCGTGGTCAGGGACGGCCGGCTGATCGGACACAACACCGACACGACCGGGTTCGCCCGGGCGATCGGCGAGCTGGTGCGCGATCCCGCTCAGAACCGTGTCGCGGTGATCGGCGCCGGCGGCGTCGGCAAGGCGATCGGCTTTGCGCTGGCGGCGACCGGCGTCCGCGAGATCAGGATTTTCGATACCGATCGCGCTAAGGCCGAACAGCTCGCCGTGCAGCTTGCGCGCCAGGGCGAAGCCATGGCGGTGGGCAGTGTCGAAGAAGCGGTGCGTGATGCTACCGGCGTCGTCAACGGTTCGCCGGTCGGCATGTTGCCGAACCGCGGTACGCCGGTGCCGGAGGCGCTGCTGCATAGGGATCTGTGGGTAGCGGACGCGGTTTACACGCCGCTCTGGACACCGCTGCTCAATGCCGCCAAGGCCAAGGGCGCCGAGGTCATGACCGGGCGCGAGCTCGCGATCTATCAGGCGGCTGACGCCTTCGAACTGTTTACGGGGCTAAAGCCATCGGCGGTCGAGATGGGAAATGCATTCGACGCGGTGATGGCCAAACGCTACGCTAAAGTAAATGCCGCTTAA
- the pcaH gene encoding protocatechuate 3,4-dioxygenase subunit beta, which yields MTLVYPVQSLAAHPPRLSPAYKSTVKRSPTKPLIPMRHTLSELTGPVYGHETVREGDHDLTIHGKGEPIGERIIVHGHVLDEEGRGVPNALIELWQANSCGRYVHVVDQHPAPLDPNFTGAGRAQTDAQGYYRFVTIKPGAYPWGNHHNAWRPAHIHFSVFGHSFVSRLVTQMYFPGDPLFPFDPIFNSVTDEKARNRMISSFDLDNTKPDWALCYRFNIVLRGRNATPMENK from the coding sequence ATGACATTGGTCTATCCAGTGCAAAGCCTCGCGGCGCATCCGCCGCGGCTGTCCCCCGCCTACAAGAGCACGGTCAAGCGTTCGCCGACCAAGCCCTTGATCCCGATGCGGCACACGCTGTCGGAATTGACCGGGCCGGTCTACGGCCACGAGACGGTGCGCGAAGGCGATCACGACCTCACCATCCACGGCAAAGGCGAGCCGATCGGCGAGCGCATCATCGTGCACGGCCATGTGCTCGATGAAGAGGGCCGCGGCGTGCCGAACGCGCTGATCGAGCTGTGGCAGGCCAATTCCTGCGGCCGCTACGTCCATGTCGTCGATCAGCATCCCGCGCCGCTCGATCCGAACTTCACCGGCGCCGGCCGCGCGCAGACCGATGCGCAAGGCTATTATCGCTTCGTCACCATCAAGCCCGGTGCTTACCCCTGGGGTAATCACCACAACGCCTGGCGTCCCGCTCACATCCACTTCTCGGTGTTCGGCCATTCCTTCGTCTCGCGTCTGGTGACGCAGATGTATTTCCCTGGCGATCCGCTGTTTCCGTTCGATCCGATCTTCAATTCGGTCACCGACGAGAAAGCGCGCAACCGGATGATTTCCTCGTTCGATCTTGACAACACCAAGCCGGATTGGGCGCTGTGCTATCGCTTCAACATTGTGCTGCGCGGGCGCAACGCCACGCCGATGGAGAACAAGTAA
- the pcaF gene encoding 3-oxoadipyl-CoA thiolase encodes MRDVFICDAVRTPIGRFGGSLAKVRADDLAATPIKALMAKHPNLDWSQVDEVFFGCANQAGEDNRNVARMALLLAGMPESVPGQTLNRLCASGLDAVGAAGRAIRAGEIDFAIAGGVESMTRAPFVMGKAPEAFARSADIYDTTIGWRFINPLMKAQYGVDAMPETGENVAEEFQVSRADQDAMAIRSQQRAGAAIAAGYFAEEITPIQVPGGKAGPITVDKDEHPRPETTLEGLAKLKPIVRNPGTVTAGNASGVNDGAAAMILASEASVKKHGLTPRARILGLASAAVPPRIMGIGPVPATKKLMERLGIKISDFDLIELNEAFASQGIACLRQLGVKDDADFVNPHGGAIALGHPLGMSGARLVLTAVHGMEKRGGKLALATMCVGVGQGVAVAIEKIN; translated from the coding sequence ATGCGTGATGTATTCATTTGCGATGCCGTCCGGACCCCGATCGGCCGTTTCGGCGGCTCGCTCGCCAAGGTGCGCGCCGACGATCTGGCTGCGACCCCGATCAAGGCGCTGATGGCGAAGCATCCGAATCTCGACTGGTCGCAGGTGGATGAGGTGTTTTTCGGCTGCGCGAACCAGGCCGGCGAGGACAACCGTAACGTTGCGCGCATGGCGCTGCTGCTCGCGGGCATGCCGGAATCGGTTCCCGGCCAGACCCTCAATCGCCTCTGCGCGTCCGGCCTCGACGCCGTCGGCGCCGCGGGCCGGGCGATCCGCGCCGGTGAGATCGATTTCGCGATTGCCGGCGGCGTCGAATCGATGACCCGCGCGCCCTTCGTGATGGGCAAGGCTCCGGAAGCCTTCGCGCGCTCGGCCGACATCTACGACACCACGATCGGCTGGCGCTTCATCAACCCGCTGATGAAGGCGCAGTACGGCGTCGATGCGATGCCGGAGACCGGCGAGAACGTCGCCGAGGAATTTCAGGTGTCGCGCGCCGATCAGGACGCGATGGCGATCCGCTCGCAGCAGCGCGCAGGCGCCGCGATCGCAGCGGGCTATTTCGCCGAGGAGATCACGCCAATCCAGGTGCCCGGCGGCAAGGCCGGTCCGATCACCGTCGACAAGGATGAGCATCCGCGTCCCGAAACCACGCTGGAAGGCCTCGCCAAGCTGAAGCCGATCGTGCGCAATCCCGGCACGGTGACGGCCGGCAATGCATCCGGCGTCAACGACGGCGCCGCGGCCATGATCCTCGCCTCGGAGGCCTCCGTGAAGAAGCACGGACTGACGCCGCGCGCGCGCATTCTTGGATTGGCCTCGGCGGCGGTGCCGCCGCGCATCATGGGCATCGGCCCGGTGCCGGCGACCAAGAAGCTGATGGAGCGGCTCGGCATCAAGATCTCCGACTTCGATTTGATCGAGCTCAATGAAGCCTTTGCCTCGCAGGGCATAGCCTGCCTGCGGCAATTGGGTGTCAAGGACGATGCCGACTTCGTCAATCCGCATGGCGGCGCGATCGCGCTCGGCCATCCGCTCGGCATGAGCGGCGCGCGGCTGGTGCTGACGGCGGTGCACGGCATGGAGAAGCGGGGCGGGAAGCTTGCCTTGGCAACCATGTGCGTCGGCGTCGGCCAGGGCGTTGCGGTGGCGATCGAAAAGATCAATTAG